A window of the Blattabacterium cuenoti genome harbors these coding sequences:
- the cysK gene encoding cysteine synthase A, with product MKVKNILETIGNTPHIHLNRLFPGRNIWMKLERNNPGGSIKDRIALSMINDAENKGIINKGDIIIEPTSGNTGVGLAIVSAVKGYRLILVMPESMSMERRKLFSIFGAKFVLTPREKGMKGSIEKANELVDIIPNSWMPKQFDNISNPDIHKKTTAQEILYSFPNGIDYFITGVGTGGHITGIGEVLRKKFSKIKIFSVEPIESPVIFGGKSTPHNLQGLGAGFIPSILNKKLLNGTFLVSKEEAFNFMKKIAKKEGILVGISTGASLSAINNNIDKFPKESIILTINYDTGERYISVDNLFC from the coding sequence ATGAAAGTAAAAAATATTCTAGAAACTATTGGAAATACTCCTCATATTCATCTTAATCGTTTATTTCCTGGAAGAAATATATGGATGAAATTAGAAAGAAATAATCCAGGAGGAAGTATAAAAGATAGAATAGCTTTATCTATGATAAATGATGCAGAAAATAAAGGAATAATAAATAAAGGTGATATTATAATAGAACCAACATCTGGAAATACAGGGGTAGGATTGGCTATAGTTTCTGCTGTAAAAGGTTATAGACTTATTTTAGTAATGCCAGAATCTATGAGTATGGAAAGACGAAAATTATTTTCTATTTTTGGAGCAAAATTTGTTCTTACACCAAGAGAAAAAGGAATGAAAGGTTCTATTGAAAAAGCAAATGAATTAGTTGATATAATTCCTAATTCATGGATGCCTAAACAATTTGATAATATATCAAATCCAGATATTCATAAAAAAACTACTGCACAAGAAATTTTATATTCATTTCCTAATGGAATAGATTATTTTATTACTGGAGTTGGAACTGGTGGTCATATTACAGGTATAGGAGAAGTATTAAGAAAAAAATTTTCAAAAATAAAAATATTTTCTGTAGAACCAATAGAATCTCCAGTAATATTTGGAGGAAAATCAACTCCTCATAATTTACAAGGATTAGGTGCTGGATTTATTCCATCTATTTTAAATAAAAAATTGTTAAATGGAACTTTTTTAGTTTCTAAAGAAGAAGCATTTAATTTTATGAAAAAAATTGCAAAAAAAGAAGGAATATTAGTTGGAATATCTACAGGAGCATCTTTATCTGCTATAAATAATAATATTGATAAATTTCCTAAAGAATCAATTATATTAACAATAAATTATGATACTGGAGAAAGATATATATCAGTAGATAATTTATTTTGTTAA
- a CDS encoding diflavin oxidoreductase, whose amino-acid sequence MLTNNKIFIDLIKKSSKEDIIWMYGYISGFLCNFLNLENKIEKNIITLVYSSETGNAENLAFYMFNKMKKEKLNIRLFDLNDYCLFELERESYLLIIMSTYGDGDPPSSGKDFFYFIHNKNIELNKLRYSVLALGDKSYVNFCKAGEDVDKRLEYLGSTKILDLYKCDTDYKKKSEYWINNIIYFFKKNIENSKKNIENSKKNIENSKKNIENSKKNIENGIILNNKILNKNKNRKIHHIEIYNISNKEYLPGDSIGIYPENNFEDIKKIMSIFNLNDINKYNSIFYSLKKNKKIYNLSEKFLNNYSQLFKIDKKKIFYKKNWDIIDLLKKFHNNKNLSLLKNLINIMESITPRLYSISSSPKKHINEIHITVLLVQKKIELQKNKIKYGHCSNFLINLKKGDKISFFIHRNKLFKLPNNNSNIIMIGPGTGIAPFRSFLYEREYVKASGKNWLFFGDQNYNFDFLYKNEIEKWIKNGVLYNASISFSRDQEKKIYVQDKIWENKEEFFYWIKNGAYIYICGKKTPMSVDVENTINRIIEKVGKEDPISFMINMKINKRYLKDVY is encoded by the coding sequence ATGTTAACCAATAATAAAATATTTATTGATTTAATAAAAAAATCTTCTAAAGAAGATATTATATGGATGTATGGATATATATCTGGATTTTTATGTAATTTTTTAAATTTAGAAAATAAAATAGAAAAGAATATAATTACATTAGTTTATAGTAGTGAAACTGGAAATGCTGAAAATTTAGCATTTTATATGTTTAATAAAATGAAAAAAGAAAAATTAAACATAAGATTATTTGATTTAAATGATTATTGTTTATTTGAATTAGAGAGAGAAAGTTATTTATTGATAATAATGAGTACTTATGGGGATGGAGACCCTCCTTCTTCGGGAAAAGATTTTTTTTATTTTATTCATAATAAAAATATTGAATTAAATAAACTTAGATATAGTGTATTAGCTTTAGGAGATAAATCTTATGTTAATTTTTGTAAAGCTGGAGAAGATGTAGATAAACGTCTTGAATATTTAGGTTCTACTAAAATTTTAGATTTATATAAATGTGATACAGATTATAAAAAAAAATCAGAATATTGGATTAATAATATCATATATTTTTTTAAAAAAAATATAGAAAATAGTAAAAAAAATATAGAAAATAGTAAAAAAAATATAGAAAATAGTAAAAAAAATATAGAAAATAGTAAAAAAAATATAGAAAATGGAATTATATTAAATAATAAAATTTTAAATAAAAATAAAAATAGAAAAATTCATCATATAGAAATATATAATATTTCTAATAAAGAATATCTTCCTGGAGATTCTATTGGAATATATCCAGAAAATAATTTTGAAGATATAAAAAAAATAATGAGTATATTCAATTTGAATGATATTAATAAATATAATTCTATTTTTTATTCATTGAAGAAAAATAAAAAAATTTATAATTTATCTGAAAAATTTTTAAATAATTATTCACAATTATTTAAAATAGATAAAAAAAAAATATTTTATAAAAAAAATTGGGATATTATAGATCTTTTAAAAAAATTTCATAATAACAAAAACTTGTCTTTATTAAAAAATCTAATAAATATTATGGAATCTATAACTCCTAGGTTATATTCTATATCTTCTTCTCCTAAGAAACATATTAATGAAATTCATATAACTGTATTACTTGTTCAAAAAAAAATAGAATTACAAAAAAATAAAATAAAATATGGGCATTGTTCTAATTTTCTAATTAATTTGAAAAAAGGAGATAAAATATCTTTTTTCATTCATAGAAATAAATTATTTAAGCTTCCTAACAATAATTCAAATATTATTATGATAGGACCAGGAACAGGAATAGCTCCGTTTAGATCTTTTTTATATGAAAGAGAATATGTAAAAGCTTCTGGAAAAAATTGGTTATTTTTTGGAGATCAAAATTATAATTTTGATTTTCTATACAAAAATGAAATAGAAAAATGGATAAAAAATGGAGTTTTATATAATGCAAGTATTTCTTTTTCTAGAGATCAAGAAAAGAAAATATATGTTCAAGATAAAATATGGGAAAATAAAGAAGAATTTTTTTATTGGATAAAAAATGGAGCATATATTTATATATGTGGTAAAAAAACGCCGATGAGTGTAGATGTAGAAAATACTATAAATCGTATAATAGAAAAAGTAGGAAAAGAAGATCCAATATCGTTTATGATTAATATGAAAATAAATAAAAGATATTTAAAAGATGTTTATTAA
- a CDS encoding NADP-dependent isocitrate dehydrogenase produces MKIKVKNPIVEINGDEMARVIWKYIKKYFIFPYLDIEIKYFDLGIKNRDKTNDQITIDAAYAIKKYNVGIKCATITPDKKRVKEFNLKKMWKSPNGTIRNIINGTVFREPIIIKNITKFIPGWKKSICIARHAYADQYNAIDFPIEEKGTLYITFIPDKNINDSKKFKIFHFENKGIAMGMYNTDESICKFAHSCFNYSIHKKYPLFLSTKNTILKSYDGKYVDIFHNLYKNEYKSKFENINIKYEHYLIDDMIAKVIKSNGGFIWACKNYDGDIQSDCIAQGFGSLGMMTSILLTSDGKTLESEAAHGTITRHYKLYKKGLSTSTNPIALLFSWIIGLKHRAFLDKNLELEIFSKKLEKSCINFIEKGNLTKDLFFSINRKTENDINTNFLDTKTFIKKLSFLFKNEIKKK; encoded by the coding sequence ATGAAAATAAAAGTAAAAAATCCTATTGTAGAAATAAATGGAGATGAAATGGCTAGAGTTATATGGAAGTATATAAAAAAATATTTTATATTTCCTTATTTAGATATTGAAATTAAATATTTTGATTTAGGAATAAAAAATAGAGATAAAACAAATGATCAAATTACAATAGATGCAGCATATGCTATAAAAAAATATAATGTAGGAATAAAATGTGCAACAATAACTCCAGATAAAAAAAGAGTTAAAGAATTTAATCTAAAAAAAATGTGGAAATCTCCAAATGGAACAATTCGAAATATTATAAATGGTACTGTGTTTAGAGAACCTATAATAATAAAAAATATTACTAAATTTATTCCAGGATGGAAAAAATCAATATGTATTGCCAGACATGCTTATGCAGATCAATATAATGCTATTGATTTTCCTATTGAAGAAAAAGGAACTTTATATATTACATTTATACCAGACAAAAATATAAATGATTCAAAAAAATTTAAAATTTTTCATTTTGAAAATAAAGGAATTGCTATGGGAATGTATAATACAGATGAATCTATATGTAAATTTGCTCATTCTTGTTTTAATTATTCTATACATAAAAAATATCCACTTTTTCTTTCTACAAAGAATACAATTCTAAAATCATATGATGGTAAATACGTAGATATATTTCATAATTTATATAAAAATGAATATAAATCTAAATTTGAAAATATTAATATAAAATATGAACATTATTTAATAGATGATATGATTGCTAAAGTAATTAAATCAAATGGAGGGTTTATATGGGCGTGTAAAAATTATGATGGAGATATACAATCAGATTGTATTGCTCAAGGATTTGGTTCATTAGGAATGATGACCTCTATTTTACTAACTTCAGATGGAAAAACATTAGAATCTGAAGCAGCTCATGGAACAATAACTAGACATTATAAATTATATAAAAAAGGATTATCTACATCAACAAATCCAATAGCGTTATTATTTTCTTGGATTATAGGACTTAAACATAGAGCTTTTTTAGATAAAAATCTAGAACTAGAAATTTTTTCTAAAAAACTTGAAAAATCTTGTATAAATTTTATAGAAAAAGGAAATTTAACTAAAGATTTATTTTTTTCTATTAATAGAAAAACTGAAAATGATATTAATACAAATTTTTTGGATACAAAAACTTTTATTAAAAAATTAAGTTTTTTATTTAAAAATGAAATTAAAAAAAAATAA
- a CDS encoding enolase C-terminal domain-like protein encodes MYNSQKFFKKNIIWIIFIIDKYKRIGVGEYNSIILNNKKFIINSYKIKHEINNLLKLNNRNITYNFYINNISNPSILFALEQAFLFLKKGKFPILYKSEFTKGIKGLPINDLLWLNIWKENKKKILYNKIKKKIFYGFKSIKIKISKNDIDYQSFIIKKIGYKYPKLQIRLDANGCFNNINEYLFFINKIKIIKSIYYLEQPILPGKWKNMAEICKISPIPIALDEEIIGINNLKKKRKILDFIKPKFLIIRPSANGGFYESEEWISEACKRGIKWGVSSSLESNIGINIISQWTFIMNNKYKKYNSYFHGLNTKNIYKNNISITNISINSKNGFLWYKKNNK; translated from the coding sequence TTGTATAATTCTCAAAAATTTTTTAAAAAAAATATAATATGGATTATTTTTATTATAGATAAATATAAAAGAATAGGTGTAGGAGAATATAATTCAATTATATTAAATAATAAAAAATTTATAATAAATTCATACAAAATTAAACATGAAATTAATAATTTATTAAAATTAAATAATAGAAATATTACATATAATTTTTATATAAATAATATATCTAATCCTTCTATTTTATTTGCTTTAGAACAAGCTTTTTTATTTTTAAAAAAAGGAAAATTTCCAATATTATATAAATCTGAATTTACTAAAGGAATAAAGGGGTTGCCAATAAATGATTTATTATGGTTAAATATATGGAAAGAAAATAAAAAAAAAATTTTATATAATAAAATAAAAAAAAAGATTTTTTATGGATTTAAATCTATAAAAATAAAAATTAGTAAAAATGATATTGATTATCAAAGTTTTATTATAAAAAAAATAGGATACAAATATCCAAAATTACAAATACGATTAGATGCTAATGGATGTTTTAATAATATTAATGAATATTTATTTTTTATAAATAAAATTAAAATAATAAAATCTATATATTATTTAGAACAACCAATATTACCAGGGAAATGGAAAAATATGGCTGAAATATGTAAAATATCTCCTATTCCTATAGCATTAGATGAAGAAATAATAGGTATTAATAATTTAAAAAAAAAAAGAAAAATACTAGATTTTATAAAACCAAAATTTTTAATTATTAGGCCTAGTGCTAATGGAGGTTTTTATGAATCTGAAGAATGGATATCAGAAGCTTGTAAAAGAGGAATTAAATGGGGGGTTAGTTCATCTTTAGAAAGTAATATAGGAATTAATATTATTTCTCAATGGACTTTTATTATGAATAATAAATATAAAAAATATAATTCTTATTTTCATGGATTAAATACAAAAAATATTTATAAAAATAATATATCTATTACTAATATTAGTATTAATTCTAAAAATGGATTTCTTTGGTATAAAAAAAATAATAAATAA
- a CDS encoding serine O-acetyltransferase gives MINLKFPKTIFEENNKKNKKFPNKNKSKLFVEKLFHLLFTPDSSLLKNEIIFKENYKVLYKTLCSIFIELSLSKKNSEILSTVFFNQIPNIYHMLLIDANAILNSDPAANSIEEIFLTYPGFFATALYRIAHQLWIQKIPIIPRLITEYAHSKTGVDIHAAAKIGKAFSIDHGTGIVVGSSTNIGNRVKIYQGVTLGAIYVDKKLSNIKRHPTIEDKVTIYAGATILGGNTIIGHDSILGGNVWITRSVPPYSIVYQKNEIKMRNNNSFINSIDFNI, from the coding sequence ATGATTAATTTAAAATTTCCGAAAACCATTTTTGAAGAAAATAACAAAAAAAATAAAAAATTTCCTAACAAAAATAAATCAAAACTTTTTGTAGAAAAATTATTTCATTTATTATTTACTCCAGATTCATCTTTATTAAAAAATGAAATAATTTTTAAAGAAAATTATAAAGTTTTATATAAAACTTTATGTTCAATTTTTATAGAATTAAGTTTATCAAAAAAAAATTCAGAAATTCTTTCTACAGTATTTTTTAATCAAATACCAAATATATATCATATGCTGTTAATAGATGCTAATGCAATATTAAATTCTGATCCAGCTGCAAATTCAATAGAAGAAATATTTTTAACTTATCCAGGATTTTTTGCTACTGCATTGTATAGAATAGCTCATCAACTTTGGATTCAAAAAATTCCAATAATTCCTAGATTAATTACTGAATATGCTCATAGTAAAACAGGAGTAGATATTCATGCTGCTGCAAAAATAGGAAAAGCTTTTTCAATAGATCATGGAACTGGAATTGTAGTAGGATCCAGTACTAATATAGGAAATAGAGTTAAAATATATCAAGGAGTAACTCTTGGAGCTATTTATGTAGATAAAAAATTATCTAATATTAAACGTCATCCTACTATAGAAGATAAAGTTACTATTTATGCTGGAGCTACTATTCTTGGTGGTAATACAATAATAGGACATGATAGCATTTTAGGTGGAAATGTATGGATAACTAGAAGTGTTCCTCCATATTCTATAGTTTATCAAAAAAATGAAATAAAAATGAGAAATAATAATTCTTTTATTAATTCTATCGATTTTAATATATAA
- the menA gene encoding 1,4-dihydroxy-2-naphthoate octaprenyltransferase, which translates to MKLKYWIYLSRIHTIPLSLSGLTSIFLHIYNKVYFNDKIIYIYILCIITAVLLQILSNISNDYGDNKKGLDRLFFIRKKVISSGLISDVHIKYSIYILSILSFLSGIMLIYVSILLTSLNNLYSFIYLLGLILCIYTSISYSLGINYGYIIGISDLLVLIFFGFVPIIFSYFLYTHLFPTVDIIFLSLSIGLFNASVLNINNMRDMDYDLLCKKKTLATYLGPKYIKLYHTIIILTAITLGYIFLFINKKKNYQFILLNIILLFTIKHIINIYLLFNNKNKNSLFTLELKKLVLIIFIYGLIIGI; encoded by the coding sequence ATGAAATTAAAATATTGGATATATTTATCTAGAATACATACAATTCCATTATCTTTATCAGGATTAACATCAATATTTTTACATATATATAATAAAGTTTATTTTAATGATAAAATTATTTATATATATATACTATGTATAATAACAGCTGTTTTATTACAAATATTATCAAATATTTCAAATGATTATGGAGATAATAAAAAAGGATTAGATAGATTGTTTTTTATAAGAAAAAAAGTTATTAGTTCTGGATTAATATCTGATGTTCATATAAAATATTCAATTTATATATTATCTATATTATCTTTTTTATCTGGAATTATGCTTATATATGTATCAATATTATTGACATCTTTAAATAATTTATATTCATTTATTTATTTATTAGGATTAATTTTATGTATATATACATCTATATCTTATTCATTAGGAATAAATTATGGATATATTATAGGAATTAGTGATTTATTAGTATTAATATTTTTTGGATTTGTTCCTATTATATTTAGTTATTTTTTATATACTCATTTATTTCCAACAGTAGATATAATATTTTTATCTTTATCCATAGGATTATTTAATGCATCAGTTTTAAATATAAATAATATGAGAGATATGGATTATGATCTTTTATGTAAAAAGAAAACATTGGCTACATATTTAGGACCAAAATATATAAAATTATATCATACAATAATTATATTAACAGCAATAACTTTAGGTTATATTTTTCTTTTTATTAATAAAAAGAAAAATTATCAATTTATTTTATTAAATATAATTTTATTATTTACAATTAAACATATTATAAATATATATTTATTATTTAATAATAAAAATAAAAATAGTTTATTTACATTAGAACTAAAAAAATTAGTTTTAATTATTTTTATATATGGATTAATTATAGGAATATAA
- a CDS encoding metal-dependent hydrolase, giving the protein MKLTFLYHSTYLLEINKYKLIIDPFFYDKKLLYNNIISKYINNKINYILLTHAHYDHVDDVNFFYKKNPDILLISNYEISSFFEKKGIKTYGINYGSFIEFPFGLLKYVIAIHSSSFLNGTYGGNPGGFLLHTKEKNIYLSGDTSVTYDMKLIPKYGKIDLSVLSIGGTYTMGVEDAIIASELLKCDNILGVHYNTFENIKIDKKKSIEMFYNNGKRLILLNTGESINI; this is encoded by the coding sequence ATGAAATTAACTTTTTTATATCATAGTACATATTTATTAGAAATAAATAAATATAAATTAATAATAGATCCATTTTTTTATGATAAAAAATTATTATATAATAATATAATATCAAAATATATAAATAATAAAATTAATTATATATTATTAACACATGCACATTATGATCATGTAGATGATGTTAACTTTTTTTATAAAAAAAATCCAGATATATTATTAATATCTAATTATGAGATATCTTCTTTTTTTGAAAAAAAAGGAATAAAAACATATGGAATAAATTATGGATCTTTTATTGAATTTCCATTTGGATTATTAAAATATGTAATTGCTATTCATTCTAGTTCTTTTTTAAATGGTACTTATGGAGGTAATCCAGGTGGATTTTTATTACATACTAAAGAAAAAAATATATATCTATCAGGAGATACTTCTGTTACATATGATATGAAATTAATTCCAAAATATGGAAAAATAGACTTGTCTGTTCTTTCAATAGGAGGAACTTATACAATGGGTGTTGAAGATGCTATTATTGCGTCTGAATTATTAAAATGTGATAATATTTTAGGTGTTCATTATAATACTTTTGAAAATATTAAAATTGATAAAAAAAAATCTATTGAAATGTTCTATAATAATGGAAAAAGATTGATTTTATTAAATACAGGTGAATCTATAAATATTTAA
- a CDS encoding AMP-binding protein — protein sequence MWIDFSNKKIIFPKNDSIWSNSIKSFLNDWNDNNSVIEIKTSGTTGNCKKIFLKKKYIIQRAIESVKYLKLNKKNIIGLLCLSPNFIASKMFLIRSMIFKWKILCIPPSYNPLKNIKIYNFDIASMIPMQVFFSIKYLKKIKNILIGGYSISNYLINKLKNISSTNFYATYGMTETYGHIALCKINNNIDNYYFRLLKNINIKIDKRNCLIVNFPKMNNIFIKTNDIVHLKNNNTFKWIGRYDNIINTGGIKVIPEQLENIISNFIPYNKRFFISSIPDKIIGEKIILIIEGSFFKIKIPERLFKGEKKYLKPKIIFFIKNFEENFLGKIRKKNITKKIMKKYKY from the coding sequence ATGTGGATAGATTTTTCTAATAAAAAAATTATATTTCCAAAGAATGATTCTATATGGAGTAATTCTATTAAATCTTTTTTGAATGATTGGAATGATAATAATTCTGTAATAGAAATTAAAACTTCTGGAACAACAGGAAATTGTAAAAAAATATTTTTAAAAAAAAAATATATAATTCAAAGAGCTATAGAATCTGTAAAATATTTAAAATTAAATAAAAAAAATATTATAGGATTATTATGTTTATCTCCAAATTTTATAGCATCAAAAATGTTTTTGATTCGTTCTATGATATTTAAATGGAAAATTTTATGTATTCCTCCATCATATAATCCATTAAAAAATATAAAAATATATAATTTTGATATTGCATCAATGATTCCTATGCAAGTTTTTTTTAGTATAAAATATTTAAAAAAAATTAAAAATATTTTAATAGGAGGATATTCTATATCAAATTATTTGATAAACAAACTAAAAAATATATCATCAACAAATTTTTATGCTACATATGGAATGACAGAAACTTATGGACATATAGCATTATGTAAAATAAACAATAATATTGATAATTATTATTTTAGATTATTAAAAAATATAAATATTAAAATAGATAAAAGAAATTGTTTAATAGTAAATTTTCCTAAAATGAATAATATTTTTATTAAAACAAATGATATTGTACATTTAAAAAATAATAATACATTTAAATGGATAGGAAGATACGATAATATTATTAATACTGGAGGAATAAAAGTAATTCCTGAACAATTAGAAAATATTATAAGTAATTTTATTCCTTATAATAAAAGATTTTTTATATCTTCTATTCCAGATAAAATTATAGGAGAAAAAATAATTTTAATTATAGAAGGATCTTTTTTTAAAATAAAAATTCCAGAACGTTTATTTAAAGGAGAAAAAAAATATTTAAAACCAAAAATAATTTTTTTTATAAAAAATTTTGAAGAAAATTTTTTAGGAAAAATAAGAAAAAAGAATATTACAAAAAAAATTATGAAAAAATATAAATATTGA
- the menB gene encoding 1,4-dihydroxy-2-naphthoyl-CoA synthase, translating to MNQLIDWITIKNYKDILFFICNGIAKIEINRPRYCNAFRVKTVEEMINAIEICGNRTDIDVLIITGNGNKYFCSGGDQRTRGPGGYLGEDGQPRLNILNFYKKIRELPKPVIAMVNGFSVGGGHVLHVVCDLTIASNNAIFSQVGPKVGSFDGGFGSSYLARNVGQKKAREIWFLCKKYNAKEALDMGLINKIVDINELENETIKWCKIIQKRSPMCLRLIKRCLNAELDGQHGLMQLAGDATLMFYLMEESQEGKKAFLEKRDPNFKKFKKFL from the coding sequence ATGAATCAATTAATAGATTGGATTACAATAAAAAATTATAAAGATATTTTATTTTTTATTTGTAATGGAATTGCTAAGATAGAAATTAATAGACCAAGATATTGTAATGCATTTCGTGTAAAAACAGTAGAAGAAATGATAAATGCCATTGAAATATGTGGAAATAGAACAGATATTGATGTTTTAATTATAACAGGAAATGGAAATAAATATTTTTGTTCAGGAGGTGATCAAAGAACTAGAGGTCCAGGAGGATATTTAGGAGAAGATGGTCAGCCAAGATTAAATATATTAAATTTTTATAAAAAAATACGAGAATTACCTAAACCAGTTATAGCTATGGTTAATGGATTTTCTGTTGGAGGTGGACATGTATTACATGTTGTTTGTGATTTAACTATAGCATCTAATAATGCTATATTTAGTCAAGTAGGACCAAAAGTTGGATCTTTTGATGGTGGTTTTGGAAGTTCTTATTTAGCTCGTAATGTAGGGCAAAAAAAAGCAAGAGAAATTTGGTTTTTATGTAAAAAATATAATGCAAAAGAAGCTTTAGATATGGGATTAATTAATAAAATAGTAGATATAAATGAATTAGAAAATGAAACAATAAAATGGTGTAAAATAATACAGAAAAGAAGTCCAATGTGTTTAAGATTAATTAAAAGGTGTTTAAATGCTGAATTAGATGGTCAACACGGACTAATGCAATTAGCTGGAGATGCTACTTTAATGTTTTATTTAATGGAAGAATCACAAGAAGGAAAAAAAGCTTTTTTAGAAAAAAGAGATCCAAATTTTAAAAAATTTAAAAAATTTTTATGA
- a CDS encoding SLC13 family permease: protein MVVLIFFIGYLFIIFGNIISINKIIPSILMAIICWSLIIYLNLPVYELSQYLIRKDPNNLLLLYLGKTSEIIFFLIGAMLIISILDEFFAFEALKELFYTDTKRKFLWKLSITSFLLSAIIDNLTASIVLISLLRKTIPNYKERLYYLGLIIISANSGGVWSPIGDITTTMLWISKKVTIFYLLKKVFIPSLICMIVSTCIISNYPIFNGNIYFKKNKLSINNIKEGFFMLKIGSLLMILVPIYKIIIGIPPYMGMMFSLGVLLCICLIKHGKKFNDCIDDILKKLDLSGILFFFGILLSISSMESLGILYNFSNWINNVIYEWKITSFIFGLISSMIDNIPLVAATISMFSYSYFIDHDIWHYIAYVSGTGGSLLLIGSAAGVAAMGLEKIDFIWYLKKISWIALIGYISGFIYLIL from the coding sequence ATGGTAGTTTTAATATTCTTTATTGGATATTTGTTTATTATATTTGGAAATATTATTTCAATAAATAAAATTATCCCATCTATTTTAATGGCTATTATATGTTGGTCATTAATAATATATTTAAATCTTCCAGTATATGAATTAAGTCAATATTTAATAAGAAAAGATCCTAATAATTTATTATTATTATATTTAGGAAAAACATCTGAAATAATATTTTTTTTAATTGGAGCAATGTTAATTATTTCTATTCTTGATGAATTTTTTGCATTTGAAGCATTAAAAGAATTATTCTATACTGATACAAAACGAAAATTTTTATGGAAATTAAGTATTACATCTTTTTTATTATCAGCAATAATAGATAATCTTACAGCAAGTATAGTCTTAATATCTTTATTAAGAAAAACAATACCAAATTACAAAGAACGTTTATACTATTTGGGATTAATTATAATATCTGCTAATTCTGGAGGTGTATGGTCTCCAATTGGAGATATAACAACAACTATGTTATGGATATCTAAAAAAGTTACTATTTTTTATTTATTAAAAAAAGTTTTTATTCCATCTTTAATATGTATGATTGTTTCTACATGTATAATATCTAATTATCCTATTTTTAATGGTAATATTTATTTTAAAAAAAATAAATTATCAATTAATAATATTAAAGAAGGTTTTTTTATGCTAAAAATTGGATCATTATTAATGATACTTGTTCCAATATACAAAATTATCATAGGAATTCCTCCATATATGGGAATGATGTTTTCTTTGGGAGTACTTTTATGTATATGCTTAATTAAACATGGAAAAAAATTTAATGATTGTATAGATGATATTTTAAAAAAATTAGATCTTTCTGGTATTTTATTTTTTTTTGGAATATTATTGTCTATTTCTTCTATGGAATCATTAGGTATATTATATAATTTTTCTAATTGGATAAATAATGTAATATATGAATGGAAAATAACTTCTTTTATATTTGGTCTTATTTCATCTATGATAGATAATATACCTCTTGTTGCTGCAACTATATCTATGTTTTCTTATTCTTATTTTATTGATCATGATATTTGGCATTATATAGCTTATGTTTCTGGAACTGGAGGTAGTTTATTATTAATAGGATCTGCTGCTGGAGTAGCAGCAATGGGATTAGAAAAAATAGATTTTATTTGGTATTTGAAAAAAATTAGTTGGATAGCTTTAATTGGATATATATCTGGATTTATATATTTGATATTATAA